One window of Acanthochromis polyacanthus isolate Apoly-LR-REF ecotype Palm Island chromosome 19, KAUST_Apoly_ChrSc, whole genome shotgun sequence genomic DNA carries:
- the ubald1a gene encoding UBA-like domain-containing protein 1, which translates to MDELKHQVMINQFVLTAGCAADQAKQLLQAAHWQFETALSAFFQETNIPYGHHHQMMCTPANTPATPPNFPDALTMFSRLKASESFNSSSGSPMAASMATSPPPPQVGGWGVSPNVPNVPQPPQGLWTQGQPPSQPCPAWPTGVNPHAGAEQKASVAMEAER; encoded by the exons ATGGATGAACTCAAACATCAAGTCATGATTAACCAGTTCGTCCTGACGGCGGGTTGTGCGGCAGACCAGGCGAAGCAGCTTTTGCAAGCGGCACATTGGCAGTTCGAG actgcCCTCAGTGCCTTTtttcaagaaacaaatattCCATATGGCCATCATCATCAAATG ATGTGCACCCCAGCCAACACACCAGCGACTCCCCCCAACTTCCCAGATGCGCTGACCATGTTCTCCCGGCTGAAGGCGTCCGAGAGCTtcaacagcagcagcggcagcccCATGGCCGCCTCCATGGCCACCTCGCCCCCGCCCCCCCAGGTCGGCGGCTGGGGCGTCTCACCAAATGTACCTAATGTGCCGCAACCTCCACAGGGACTCTGGACTCAGGGGCAGCCCCCCTCGCAGCCCTGCCCTGCCTGGCCTACGGGAGTGAACCCGCACGCAGGCGCTGAGCAGAAGGCTAGCGTAGCGATGGAGGCGGAGAGATGA